A stretch of DNA from Candidatus Bathyarchaeota archaeon:
ACAATTCGATTCTATTGAGTTTAATGTTTCTTTCAATTTTTATTGACCCAAAAGTCCTTATTGAACAAATATTGTTCATGGATTGTTCCAATTCAATAAGAATCGACAATAATTCAGGCTTATTTTTGAAAAACTTTCTTTTTTTTTCAATGTCCATTTCAGTCAAAAAATCCAACAATAGGTAGTTTTGAAAGTTTAGCTCAATTAATGACGTTCTTCCTATCTGATCTAAATTGATTAAATTTTGTTTCTTGAGTTTTTGTATTTTTTGGTAAATATTTGCATAATACGCATTACCATATTTTTCTTTAATTTTCTTTGTTAATGTGCTAATGGACAAAAAATCACCTAAGTTAGATGACAGTATGTCAAAAATTTGCAGTGTAGATTTGTCCATTTTGTTTTTCTCCGGCATTACTAACTAGAATAAATCAAACATATAAGAATTACTATAATTTTATAGTAATAATACTATAATATAAGGGCGAAAACAACCTAGTGAACAATAATATCACTTCAAAAAGTAGTTGTTGCGACTGCTCCTTAGACAAAAAACAACTACTACTAACGATTTTTATCAGCAAAATTATACGCTATAGTAATATTTTGTGTCATATTCAATTATTAAAATCAGATTGTGTAAAAAACAGTATTTCTAAACCATAAATGCTAAGACCAAAACTTGAATATCTACCATTGGTTGAGAACCATCAATGTCTAATCAAAAAACGCCTAAATATTGGACTTCTTGGAAAGGGCGCGTCATAAAAGCTATTGTTCTAGATGGTGCAAAAAAATGGAATGAAATTCGAGAAATTACAGCATTATCTAAACCTGCATTAAACAGGGTTATCGCAGAATTGTATAATGCGAAAGTAATTACTAACGAAAATAGCGAATACATTGTTGCCCCTGAGATAAGTGCAGAGTATAAAAAATTCTCTGAATTGGAGCAAAAAAATAATGTTGTTAAAGTTCAAGAAAACCAGAACAATAAACTCACAGATTGGATAAAAGACTGGAAAAAGTTTAAGAGTTTAGAATTTTCTATGGACAATAATCACTTCTTTTTAACAGGCAGATATCTTGATGAAATATCCAAAGAATTAATAACAAAAGCTGAGCAGGAAGTTCTAGTAATAAATCCTTTCGTTGACCAATGTCACTTGAGTTCAACATTAAGGGAATCAAGTAAAAAGGGTATCAAAGTAAAATTAATAACACGTTTCCCAGAAGATGGAAATAATGGCTACCGAACAACCAAAAAAGAGTATCATATGACCTTGCAAAAGGAGGGCGTGACTTTAGCATATAACAAACAAGTTCACGCGAAACTAATTGTAGTTGATAGCACCGTAGCAATTGTTTCATCAATGAACTTTTTTAGTGCATCTTCCGGAGGCTCATCATGGGAAGCGGGCATGATTTCCACTGATGAAAAGGTCATTAGAAATATTAAAAATTCGATAAGTGATATTCTAGACCGTCCATAAACAACCAAAACATAATTAGCACTCAAAATAATAAAAAATAAAATTTCAGTTGGTAATCTCTATGGGTATAATATTGAGGGCTGTTGATTTGAAATGAAGACTTTGATCAGTGAGATAAAGACTCTAAGTAATGGAACTAATGTCGGTTCTTTTTTTTGTGTTAAACGTAGAAATCCTATGAAATCGTATTCTAACGGTTACATGTTCAATTTGTATCTTGTCGACAAAAGTGGCGAAATTGTAATCAACTATTGGGGTGGAAAAGCAGAAGATGCAGTTCAACAAATATTTGATTCTGTCCCTGAAGATTCGATAATTTATGTATCCGGAAAAGTTGGAGAATTTAGAGGAAAAAAAATTGACGTTAACGAAGGTTTAGGCATCATACGCCTTGCGGAATCTAACGAATATGATTTGGTTGACTTTATTGTTTCAACCAATCAAAATATTGAAAAAATGTGGACAGACCTAACCGAAACAATAAACGAGTTTGACAATCTGTACTTAAAAAAACTTTTTGACGATCTCTTTGATGATGAACATTTTGTAAACGATTTTAAAAAATCCCCTGCTGCAATTCAAATTCACCACTCCTGCGTCGGAGGCTTGCTAGAACACACCTGGGAAGTAATGAACTACTGCAAAGCGATCAGTGATATGCATCCGTCCCTTGACAAATGCTTGCTGTTAACCGGAGCAATCCTGCATGATATTGGAAAAATAAAATCCTACGAAGTTTCAACCTGCATCAAACACTCAAAACCCGGCGTTCTACTTGGACACATTCCTATTGCAACCGAGATGATATGCGACAAAATTTCTAAACAAACAGATTTTCCTGCACTTTTAAAAGATAAAATCATTCATATGATTTTGAGCCATCATGGTAAACTAGAATATGGGGCAGTTGTAGAACCAAAATTACCTGAAGCAGCCGCTCTCCATTACGCTGACTTGATGAGTGCAAGAATTACTCAATACATTCGTGCAAAAAAGGACTCATCTAATGAAAGCTTTCAATCCGGTTGGAACAAATATGTCGGGTCTGTGTTCTTAGAGTAGTTTACTCTATCTTGAGGTTCCAACCCAAAACCGTAATTTTTTTGGCAATTAATTCATCAAAAAATAAAAAGTTAGGAAACAAAAATCCTCTAACTTTTGGAAAGTTGTTGCTATTTGTTTTTGATGTAAGCGAGCATTCCGCCTGCTATGATAATGTTGCGTTGTCTTTGAGAAAGCTGGTAATTTACTTGGATCTCTTGGTTTTTTGTCAGATTCTTTACCGTTAATGGCTTGTTTTGGCTGATGGCTTCTCGTATGTTTTCGATTTTGATTTCGTTGCCTTGGTCAATTTGGTCGTAATCTGTTTCTGTTTGGAAAGTCAATGGAACAATCCCAAAATTAATCAAATTAGCAGAATGGATTCTCTCAAAAGATTTTGCAATTACAGCTTTTACCCCTAAAAACATGGGACAAAGCGCTGCATGCTCCCGGGAACTGCCTTGACCGTAACTTAATCCACCTACTATGATGTTGTTTTTTCCTGAGTCCCTGATTTGGGCAGCTCGTTGGGGAAAGTTTTCGTCCATTATTTCGAAGACAAACTCGGAATATTTTGGAACATTAGAACGATACTTCATTCTGGCTCCTGCAGGAATAATATGGTCAGTAGTGATTTTGTTCCCAACCTTTATGGTAACAACTCCTAAAACATCATCAGCTAATGGCTTGTTGTCAGGCAGTTCCACAATGTTTGGACCCCGATAAATCTCAACCATCTCAGGACATTTCGAAGGTGCAATAATCATGTTATCATCAATGTAGAATTTTTCCGGCATAGCAACCTTCGGATAATCCATACCCAACTCTCTTGGATCAGTAAAACATCCCGTAATCACTGCTGCTGCAGCTGTTTCAGGGCTGGTCAAATAAATATCAGCAGATTTGGTTCCTGAACGACCAAAAAAGTTACGATTAGACGTTCGAATCGACACTGCATCCGTTTGAGGAGATTGACTGTTTCCGATACAAAAACCACAAACTGGCTCAGTAATCCGTGCACCTGCTGCCAACAAATCTGCTAAAGCCCCGTCCCGGGCAAGGTTTTCTAGAACCTGTTTTGAGCCTGGAGAAATCACAAAACTAACTGAAGAATGAACCTTTTTTCCTTTCAGTATCTTGGAAACCGTCATCAAATCCTTGTATGAAGAATTTGTGCAGCTGCCAATACATACCTGATTTACTGGTTTACCACTGAGTTCTTTAACTGTCTTGATGTTGCCCGGACTATGTGGATATGCTGCCAAAGGAACTAGTTCACTCAAATCAATATCCACAACTTTATCGTAAGTTGCATCAGGATCTGCTTTGAGTTCAACCCAGTCTTGTTTTCGATCTTGGGCTTTCAAAAACTGTAACGTAACCTCGTCAGCCGGAAACACCGATGTGGTTACTCCACATTCGGCTCCCATGTTAGTTATGGTTGCCCGTTCGGGAACAGACAAGTTTTCAACTCCTTCGCCACCGTACTCAAAGACGGTGCCAACGTTCCCTTTGGTGCTAAAAATTTCTAAAACCTTCAGGATAACATCTTTTGCTGAAACCCAAGGGTGCAGTTTGCCTTTCAGATTGATTTTTGTAACCTTTGGGCATGTAAGATAAAACGGCTCCCCTGCCATGGCTGCAGCAACATCTAAGCCTCCGGCTCCGATGGCGATCATTCCGATTCCGCCTCCTGTAGGGGTGTGGCTGTCGGAACCCAGTAAAGTTTTTGAGGGTTTACCAAAACGTTCCAGATGAACTTGGTGACAGATTCCGTTTCCTACTCGGGATAAATAAATTCCATATTTTGCAGCAATGGACTGCAAGTAACGGTGGTCGTCAGCGTTTTCAAACCCAATTTGTATGGTGTTATGGTCGATGTAACTCACAGAAAGTGCAGTTTCTACTCTGGGCTTTTCCATGGCTTCAAACTGCAAATATGCCATAGTTCCTGTAGCATCCTGGGTTAAAGTTTGGTCAATTTTGATGGCAATTTCTGTTCCTGCTTCAAATTTGCCTTCTACAATGTGTTTTTCCAGTATCTTTTGAGTTACACTTTTTCCCATATTCGATTTCTCCTGCAAGCATTTTTGATTCCCGTAGGCATAAAAAAGCCTTCTGTTTCTCGTGCAGTTAGGTGAGCCAACCAAAAAACAGCCGATACAACATGTGCTCCAGTAAAACCATGGGTTTTGCTCGCCCAATTACCCGAAAATAGTTTTTCCCCATGGCTTCAACCAAGTCACCAATGTCATAACGGGGAAACAAACACGAAGAAATAATCAATCGACCCCATTCACCCCGTTTTAGTTCATGAAGCATCTTGGTTCCCTTGCTTGTTTGGACTTCAAAATAGTAAGCATCATAGTTAGGAGAAACATACGGCAAATCATCCAACTGTTGCATAAAAGCGCCCTCGGTGGCGCTGTACATTTCAACAATAGGAACATCGCCGAATAGTTTTCTGAGAATTGGGCCATACTTGAACTGAATTTTTCTCACGCTGGTGCACACTAGGACCTTGAAGTTCCACAAATCTTTGGGATTTTTTGCATGTTTTCGTTTAACATATTGTGCAAACGACAAAATTACTGGCGTAACTCCAATGGCTGCTACTACCTGTTGATTTAAGGCACGCTGATAGACAAGTTCAAACCTTTTTTCCCAGTCTGGGCGGGTGATTCCTGAACCCAAAGCGTCAATTTCTTCTTGTCGGGGCAAAAGGCTAACCTGATTCAGCATGGGATTCAGTTTCGCGTAGGTTCCCGAACTGTAACCGTACGTGATTTTTCGTCCCTTGGAATCAAGGGTAGTTACCGTAGACGGAAAATTCATGTTCAATATCTTTCCATCTAAAACTTCCATGCTGTTTTTTCTCAGGGCATAGTTAGTTATGGCTCGGGCACCACAAGAAAAAATTTGTTCAATATGCGATTTGGTAACTGGAATAACCTTAGACTTACCTGTAGAGCCCCTGGTCATTACCCAACACAGGGGCGGTTCAGGCAGTATCGCGGAGTAGTTTCCGTTTTTTACTTCTTCAAAATACGGTCCAAGCCCCGAATAATTGATGGTTGGAAACTTGGCACTAAATTCATTGCCATCTTGGATTTGAGCTGCAGAATGTTTTTTTCCGTAATCTGTTTTGGCGTAGCCTTTAAGAAGTTTTTTAAGGATCTGGTTTTGTGCATGTTCAGGATTCTTCAAGGCGTCGTGCCATGGACTAACGATATAATTTAGAATGTCTACGCCACTCATTGTTGTTTCATCCCGAAAGCTGACTACAAATATTGTTGACAGGAGCACTATGTCAGTTTTAGGGTTTGGGGTTTCGTTGTTTTGCTCTCATTGCACCTGTTAGCACACCGATTATGATTAATGCCCCGATTATGATCAGAACAAAAGGAAAAATTGACCGAAACTCAATGATGCCTGACACTGAAAGATAAAACATTAACCCAACTAATATTAGGATAACTCCCCCCATGAAAGGGCCGAAAACGCCGAACTGTTGTTTTTCATATTTTTCGTTTCCGCTTTTTTCATTTTTTTCTTGTTTTTCGTTTTTTTCTGCCTTCTCGTTTCTACGATATTCTGGCGATCTAGGCGGAGTAGACCCTGTAGCCTTTAAAGCAGCACCGCATTTGGGACAAAAAGAATTCTCTTCTTTAACTTCTGAGCCACACTTAGGACAATATGGCATCTTTTTCACCTACTAGTTTATTGTTTGTTGAGGTATTCACCTAAAAATTTGGTTGCATTTATTCACCTTTTCTGTGGATTAATGACCCAAAGAGCTAACCAGAACTATTTTTTAGGATAAATATCTCTAAGAATCTATTTCTCGGAAATAAGATATGAGCTTTGCTATCATGTTTGCTTGACATTTAGTTTAAAAATAGTTGATTGCCAGAAATTATGATTACCCAGTTTTCATTTTTTTATACAATGTAATCGCTAAAATTGTTAAGACTCCAAAAACAGGAACAACTAGCCAATCTGGAATTTCTGGTATGTACCCTGCTGGGGTATATTTTTCGTTTGTTGCATAGTATGTGTCCTGATTTTTTCCTCCAATGGCATATAGTTCATCGTTTATTACTGCAACTTCTAATCCATAACGGGCAGTAGGCATTGGAGTTCCAAGGCTCCACGTGTCATTTTTATAATCGTATATCTGTGTAACGTTCACGGCAATGTTTGATTGTGGGTGAGTCCCGAAAATGTAGATTTTTTCTGGGGCAAAGTTACCTGTGGTTATTCCTACCCCAGCATTAAACGTGTCAATCGTTAGATTTTTTCCGTAACTCCATGTATCAGCATCTGTATCGTATATTTGATTAAGCTTATACGTAAGTTTAGACCATCCGCCCATAACATAGATTTTGTTTCCAACTACTGCAGATGGGAAACCAAAAACGCTGTTAGGTATTTCATTTTTTGTTGTCCAAGAATCATTTGCTGGATTGTAAACTTCATTTGTGTTGCTGCCTCCTGAACTAAATGGAAAAACATCTATGTATTGTGACCCCCCTATCAGGTAGATATTGTCGTCAACCACATTGGCTTCTAGGTCTGCTCTGGGTGTGGGCATGGGTTTTTTTGTTTCCCATGTGTCAGTTTGGGGATCATACACTTCTGTTACTCCAGTGTACCCCGAATAAAATGGAGTGCTTGAATTTACAATTCCCCCTATCACATAAATTTTGTTTTGGTAAACAGTAATCGAAAAACATATTCTAGGAGTTGGCATAGGTGCTTTTGTTATCCACATGTCTGTTGCAGGGTCGTACATTTCATTAACTGCAAGATAAGTGCCGTTATTACCACCGATTGCAAAAATTTTTCCATCCACAACCCCAACTCCAAATGAACACCTTGCAGTTGGCATAGATTCTAATGTTACCCACGAATCTTGTGCTGTCTTACCTAACGTTACTGGAATGATTGTTATCGTACATAAAAGAGCTACATTGAAACTAATTGCCATATGCTTTTTCATATTTTAATCACAATTGATTGTTTACCAAGTATCATCTTCGCTGTTTCAGTAATTATAAAGATGATTCTTATTTTTTATGTCCCTCTTTAACTGTTTTATCTTTTCAATATTTAACTTTTTTTCTTTTGAAAATTAAAATTATGCTTGTTATTACAATTATGATGATTGATAATGCTATTATGCCGACATCTACTGCATTTAAAGTTGCAATATTCTGTTCACTTGAGGATATTGTAATTTGTCCATTTGTTAATTGTTTGTCATCAGCGTTAACATCATCCTGTGGGGCCATTCCCCCAAAGCTTATTGGTTGACAATCTATCGGCTTTCCTGTATCTGCCCACAACATAACTTGAATGTGCCTAACATTTCCAGGGTA
This window harbors:
- a CDS encoding HD domain-containing protein, with amino-acid sequence MKSYSNGYMFNLYLVDKSGEIVINYWGGKAEDAVQQIFDSVPEDSIIYVSGKVGEFRGKKIDVNEGLGIIRLAESNEYDLVDFIVSTNQNIEKMWTDLTETINEFDNLYLKKLFDDLFDDEHFVNDFKKSPAAIQIHHSCVGGLLEHTWEVMNYCKAISDMHPSLDKCLLLTGAILHDIGKIKSYEVSTCIKHSKPGVLLGHIPIATEMICDKISKQTDFPALLKDKIIHMILSHHGKLEYGAVVEPKLPEAAALHYADLMSARITQYIRAKKDSSNESFQSGWNKYVGSVFLE
- a CDS encoding aconitate hydratase; translated protein: MGKSVTQKILEKHIVEGKFEAGTEIAIKIDQTLTQDATGTMAYLQFEAMEKPRVETALSVSYIDHNTIQIGFENADDHRYLQSIAAKYGIYLSRVGNGICHQVHLERFGKPSKTLLGSDSHTPTGGGIGMIAIGAGGLDVAAAMAGEPFYLTCPKVTKINLKGKLHPWVSAKDVILKVLEIFSTKGNVGTVFEYGGEGVENLSVPERATITNMGAECGVTTSVFPADEVTLQFLKAQDRKQDWVELKADPDATYDKVVDIDLSELVPLAAYPHSPGNIKTVKELSGKPVNQVCIGSCTNSSYKDLMTVSKILKGKKVHSSVSFVISPGSKQVLENLARDGALADLLAAGARITEPVCGFCIGNSQSPQTDAVSIRTSNRNFFGRSGTKSADIYLTSPETAAAAVITGCFTDPRELGMDYPKVAMPEKFYIDDNMIIAPSKCPEMVEIYRGPNIVELPDNKPLADDVLGVVTIKVGNKITTDHIIPAGARMKYRSNVPKYSEFVFEIMDENFPQRAAQIRDSGKNNIIVGGLSYGQGSSREHAALCPMFLGVKAVIAKSFERIHSANLINFGIVPLTFQTETDYDQIDQGNEIKIENIREAISQNKPLTVKNLTKNQEIQVNYQLSQRQRNIIIAGGMLAYIKNK
- a CDS encoding GH3 auxin-responsive promoter family protein, with the translated sequence MSGVDILNYIVSPWHDALKNPEHAQNQILKKLLKGYAKTDYGKKHSAAQIQDGNEFSAKFPTINYSGLGPYFEEVKNGNYSAILPEPPLCWVMTRGSTGKSKVIPVTKSHIEQIFSCGARAITNYALRKNSMEVLDGKILNMNFPSTVTTLDSKGRKITYGYSSGTYAKLNPMLNQVSLLPRQEEIDALGSGITRPDWEKRFELVYQRALNQQVVAAIGVTPVILSFAQYVKRKHAKNPKDLWNFKVLVCTSVRKIQFKYGPILRKLFGDVPIVEMYSATEGAFMQQLDDLPYVSPNYDAYYFEVQTSKGTKMLHELKRGEWGRLIISSCLFPRYDIGDLVEAMGKNYFRVIGRAKPMVLLEHMLYRLFFGWLT
- a CDS encoding zinc-ribbon domain-containing protein, with translation MPYCPKCGSEVKEENSFCPKCGAALKATGSTPPRSPEYRRNEKAEKNEKQEKNEKSGNEKYEKQQFGVFGPFMGGVILILVGLMFYLSVSGIIEFRSIFPFVLIIIGALIIIGVLTGAMRAKQRNPKP